A genomic segment from Capra hircus breed San Clemente chromosome 15, ASM170441v1, whole genome shotgun sequence encodes:
- the LOC102168280 gene encoding olfactory receptor 4A47, with product MEPRSNVTHFVLLGLTQNPKEQKVLFVMFLFFYILTMLGNMLIVVTVTFSKTLNSPMYFFLASLSFMDVIYSSSISPKLISSLFVGKNTISFQSCMTQLFTEHFFGGSEVFLLLVMAYDRYVAICKPLHYLVIMRQWVCVVLLVVSWVGGFLHSIIQLSTIFGLPFCGPNIIDHFFCDMYPLLKLVCTDTYVIGLLVLANGGLICTIVFLLLLVSYGVILHSLKNLSQEGRRKALQTCGSHITVVVCFFVPCIFMYVRPAETFPFDKSLSVFYTVITPMLNPLIYTLRNSEMTNAMNKLWRRNMAFYGKKGHRPP from the coding sequence ATGGAACCCAGAAGCAATGTGACTCACTTTGTCCTCCTGGGCCTCACACAGAATCCAAAGGAGCAGAAAGTTCTTTTTGTTATGTTCTTGTTCTTCTACATTTTGACCATGTTGGGCAACATGCTTATTGTGGTGACTGTAACATTTAGTAAGACCCTGAATTCACCGATGTACTTTTTTCTTGCCAGCTTATCATTTATGGATGTCATTTATTCCTCATCTATTTCTCCCAAACTGATTTCAAGCTTGTTCGTGGGGAAAAATACCATATCCTTCCAATCCTGTATGACCCAGCTCTTTACAGAGCACTTTTTTGGTGGATCGGAGGTCTTCCTTCTGCtggtgatggcctatgaccgctatgtggccatctgtaagCCCTTGCATTACTTGGTGATCATGAGGCAATGGGTGTGTGTTGTGCTGCTGGTGGTGTCCTGGGTTGGAGGTTTTCTGCACTCAATTATTCAACTTAGCACTATTTTTGGGCTCCCGTTCTGTGGCCCCAATATCATTGATCATTTTTTCTGTGACATGTACCCTCTATTGAAACTCGTTTGTACTGACACCTATGTCATTGGCCTCTTAGTGCTGGCCAATGGAGGACTGATCTGCACTATAGTGTTTCTGCTCTTGCTCGTCTCCTATGGAGTCATCCTGCACTCTCTGAAGAACCTGAGTCAGGAAGGGAGGCGGAAAGCCCTCCAGACCTGTGGTTCCCACATCACTGTGGTTGTCTGCTTCTTTGTTCCCTGTATTTTCATGTATGTGAGACCTGCTGAGACCTTCCCCTTTGACAAATCACTGAGCGTGTTTTACACAGTCATAACCCCCATGCTGAACCCATTAATCTACACTCTGAGAAACTCAGAGATGACAAATGCTATGAATAAGCTTTGGAGAAGGAACATGGCATTTTATGGTAAAAAAGGGCATCGGCCACCATGA